The Pan troglodytes isolate AG18354 chromosome 7, NHGRI_mPanTro3-v2.0_pri, whole genome shotgun sequence genome has a window encoding:
- the LOC134810774 gene encoding putative exonuclease GOR produces the protein MLRATAPCWFPPGYPEAKKVAEEAALEARSRQLGAEQSQAGAPEGSKMLRATAPCWFPPGYPEAKKVAEEAALEARSRQLGAEQSQAGAPEGSKMLRATAPCWFPPGYPEAKKVAEEAALEAPEFPLPSHQPAQSFGLRVPQMHNQASAFVDIQAEPQNRGPAVPPACLKMVTEASYFPAQRGSACCLPAAPRLTERPSGVRISAPRKRKTIAQSSSPCLVTGCTDAKRTRVASSSQRSSGSKVGRQPGKTRNRSGMACKTTTTISSKRIVRRPSLPSWKKPIILRRSGCQVPTVLRRGYLQLFTEECLKFCASKQEAVEKALNEEKVAYDCSPNKNRYLNVVLNTLKRLKGLTPSSMPGLSRAALYSRLQEFLLSQDQLKENGYPFPHPERPGGAVLFTGQGKGPGDSSCRVCCRCGTEYLVSSSGRCVRDQLCYYHWGRVRWSQVAGGRVSQYTCCAAAPGSVGCQVAKQHVRDGRKDSLDGFVETFKKELSRDAYPGIYALDCEMCYTTHGLELTRVTVVDADMRVVYDTFVKPDNEIVDYNTRFSGVTEADVAKTSITLPQVQAILLSFFSAQTILIGHSLESDLLALKLIHSTVLDTAVLFPHYLGFPYKRSLRNLAADYLGQIIQDSQDGHNSSEDANACLQLVMWKVRQRAQIQPRHRSASPAALA, from the coding sequence atgttgcgagccacagctccctgctggttcccacctggatacccagaagctaagaaggtggccgaggaggcggccctggaggcaagaagccgccagttgggagcggagcagagccaggccggtgctcccgaaggcagcaagatgttgcgagccacagctccctgctggttcccacctggatacccagaagctaagaaggtggccgaggaggcggccctggaggcaagaagccgccagttgggagcggagcagagccaggccggtgctcccgaaggcagcaagatgttgcgagccacagctccctgctggttcccacctggatacccagaagctaagaaggtggccgaggaggcggccctcgaggctccagaattccccctgccctctcatcagcctgcccagagcttcgggctccgggtgccccagatgcacaaccaggcctccgcatttgtggacatccaggcggagccccagaacaggggtccggcggtgcccccagcgtgtctcaagatggtgacggaggcgtcctacttccctgcgcagaggggatcggcctgctgcttgccagccgccccaaggctgacagagaggccctcgggagtccgcatctcagcccccaggaagaggaagacgatcgcccagtcttccagcccttgcttggtcacaggttgcacagatgccaagagaacccgggtggccagcagcagccaacgctccagtggctccaaggtcggcagacagccagggaagacgcgcaacaggtcagggatggcatgcaagaccaccaccaccatcagctctaagcgaatcgtccgtcgtccatccctaccgagttggaagaaacctattatcctccgaaggtctgggtgccaagtccccaccgtcctccgccgaggctatctccaactgttcaccgaagagtgtctcaagttctgcgcctccaagcaggaggccgtggagaaggcgctgaacgaggagaaggtggcctacgactgcagccccaacaagaacaggtacctgaacgtggtcctgaacaccctcaagagactgaagggcctgacccccagctccatgccgggcctcagcagggccgccctgtacagccgcctccaggagttcctgctcagccaggaccagctcaaggagaacggctaccccttcccgcaccccgagcggcccggaggcgccgtcctcttcactggccaggggaaggggcccggcgactcctcctgcagggtctgctgccgttgtggcaccgagtacctggtgtcctcctcgggccgctgtgtacgcgaccagttgtgttattatcactgggggcgggtccgctggagccaggtggctggaggccgggttagccagtacacctgctgtgcagctgctcctggctctgtgggctgccaggtggcaaagcagcacgtgcgggacggccgcaaggacagcctcgatggcttcgtggagaccttcaagaaagagttgtccagagacgcttatccaggaatctacgccttggactgtgagatgtgctacaccacgcatggcctagagctgacccgcgtcaccgtggtggacgccgacatgcgagtggtgtacgacaccttcgtcaagcccgacaacgagatcgtggactacaacaccaggttttccggagtcaccgaggccgacgtcgccaagacgagcatcaccttgccccaagtgcaagccatcctgctgagctttttcagcgcccaaaccatcctcatcgggcacagcctggagagcgatctgctggccctgaagctcatccacagcaccgtgctggacacggccgtgctcttcccgcactacctgggtttcccctacaagcgttccctcaggaatctcgcggccgactacctgggacagatcatccaggacagccaggacggccacaactccagcgaggacgcaaacgcctgcctgcagctggtgatgtggaaggtccgacagcgtgcccagatccagccacgccaccggtccgcctctcccgccgccctggcc